A genome region from Cryptomeria japonica unplaced genomic scaffold, Sugi_1.0 HiC_scaffold_77, whole genome shotgun sequence includes the following:
- the LOC131864128 gene encoding putative germin-like protein 2-1 → MANRMIYFTLGLFLLICCYSDRVMAGDSDPLQDFCVADEESKVLVNGFVCKDPMQVSADDFFFRGLGQAGNTDNDVGSNVTMANVKQIPGLNTLGISLVRIDYAVGGINPPHTHPRATEVLVLLEGQLLVGFIDTNNKFFSKTLEKGDVFVFPKALVHFQQNVGHENAVAISALSSQLPGVQTIANSLFAADPPLPDSVLAKAFRITQEVVDYIQKKFA, encoded by the exons ATGGCTAACCGAATGATTTACTTCACACTGGGACTTTTTCTGTTGATATGTTGTTACAGCGACAGGGTCATGGCAGGGGATTCCGATCCCTTGCAAGATTTCTGCGTTGCAGATGAGGAAAGCAAAG TTTTGGTGAACGGGTTCGTTTGCAAAGACCCAATGCAAGTTTCAGCAGACGACTTCTTCTTCCGGGGACTTGGGCAGGCAGGGAACACCGACAATGATGTGGGCTCCAACGTAACGATGGCGAACGTTAAACAGATACCAGGCCTCAATACGTTGGGAATATCGTTGGTCCGCATCGACTACGCAgtgggtggaataaatcctcctcacacacacccaagagccaccgaagttcttgttttactggaaggccagcttcttgtgggtttcattgacaccaacaacaagtttttcagcaaaacgttggagaagggagatgtgtttgtgtttccaaaggcacttgtgcatttccagcagaatgtggggCATGAAAATGCGGTGGCCATATCTGCATTGAGCAGCCAGCTTCCGGGAGTTCAGACAATCGCCAACTCTCTGTTTGCAGCGGATCCTCCTCTCCCAGATTCCGTATTGGCCAAGGCCTTCCGCATCACACAGGAAGTTGTGGATTACATTCAGAAGAAATTCGCATAA